Proteins from a single region of Candidatus Fusobacterium pullicola:
- a CDS encoding helix-turn-helix transcriptional regulator produces MEFDFFNFKTPRDIQLEIAKNVRLRRKEMKMTQEQFAKVTGVSLGSIKRFENTGEISLLSLSKIAIILGRSDEMFNLFSQRHYNSIEEILNEHTK; encoded by the coding sequence ATGGAATTTGATTTTTTTAATTTTAAAACACCTAGAGATATACAACTTGAAATTGCTAAAAATGTAAGACTTAGAAGAAAAGAGATGAAGATGACTCAAGAGCAATTTGCCAAAGTTACGGGGGTGAGTTTAGGTTCAATTAAAAGATTTGAAAATACTGGCGAAATTTCTCTTCTATCTCTTTCAAAAATTGCTATTATACTAGGTAGGTCTGATGAGATGTTCAATCTTTTCTCTCAAAGACACTACAATTCTATTGAGGAGATTTTAAATGAACACACTAAATAA
- a CDS encoding TrkH family potassium uptake protein — translation MNKRIIFYTIKTILSLEMIFLAIPLLISFYYQESWRLKFSYVITILLIFLFTKILPKEKPKDEKVFTKEGFAIVSLSWIFMSLFGALPLCISGEVPSYIDSVFEIVSGFTTTGATVIPDIEVLSNSLLFWRSFTLFIGGMGMLVLIIAIIPQNNTPSTYIMKAEVPGPVFGKLVSKMSYNSRILYLIYVALTIILIIALRMAGMPLFDAIIHAFGTAGTGGFSMKNNSIAYYNNSSIEYILAIGMLVFGINFNMFYFIMMGKFKDFFKNEELKWYIGFIFGSFLLICLNLAPRYESIKLLLKDVFFTVSSLITSTAFATVNFGDWPLFSQIVLLFLIFIGGCAGSTAGGLKVSRVIILGKIFFRTIKRVTTPNRKMTIQMNGKKITDELQGSITSYLLVYIMFFAFLLIILSLEIPDFFSCFSAAAAIFNNAGTGFGIVGPEYNYSGFSYTSKIIITFFMLLGRLEIFPLLIIFSTSLYRKEK, via the coding sequence ATGAATAAAAGGATTATTTTTTACACAATCAAGACAATCCTCTCTCTTGAAATGATATTTTTAGCTATTCCTCTACTGATTAGCTTCTATTATCAAGAGAGTTGGAGATTGAAATTTTCATATGTTATAACTATACTTTTAATATTTCTATTTACAAAAATTCTACCGAAGGAGAAACCAAAGGATGAGAAGGTATTTACAAAGGAAGGGTTTGCTATAGTTTCCCTCTCTTGGATATTTATGTCACTATTTGGAGCCCTTCCCCTGTGTATCAGTGGTGAGGTTCCTTCATATATAGACTCTGTATTTGAAATAGTGAGTGGATTTACCACTACTGGTGCCACAGTTATTCCAGATATTGAAGTTCTTAGTAATTCTCTTCTCTTTTGGAGAAGTTTTACTCTATTCATAGGTGGAATGGGAATGCTAGTTTTGATAATTGCTATCATTCCACAGAATAATACACCTAGTACCTATATAATGAAGGCAGAGGTACCAGGTCCTGTATTTGGTAAGTTGGTTTCTAAGATGTCATATAACTCAAGGATACTCTACCTTATCTATGTAGCTCTAACTATTATCTTAATCATAGCTCTTAGAATGGCTGGTATGCCTCTCTTTGATGCTATTATTCATGCCTTTGGTACCGCTGGAACAGGTGGTTTCTCTATGAAAAATAATAGTATAGCTTACTATAACAATAGCTCTATCGAGTATATTCTAGCTATTGGTATGCTAGTTTTTGGTATAAATTTTAATATGTTTTACTTTATTATGATGGGAAAATTTAAAGATTTCTTCAAAAATGAAGAGTTGAAATGGTATATAGGATTTATCTTTGGTAGCTTTCTTCTCATCTGTTTGAATTTAGCTCCAAGATATGAAAGTATAAAATTACTTCTAAAGGATGTATTCTTTACTGTCTCTTCACTGATTACCAGTACAGCCTTTGCCACTGTTAACTTTGGTGATTGGCCACTATTTTCTCAAATAGTTCTTCTCTTCCTTATATTTATAGGAGGATGTGCTGGTTCTACTGCTGGTGGATTAAAGGTTTCCCGTGTGATTATACTTGGTAAGATATTCTTTAGAACTATCAAAAGGGTTACCACTCCCAATAGAAAGATGACTATTCAGATGAATGGAAAAAAGATAACTGATGAATTACAAGGTAGTATAACTAGCTATCTACTTGTATACATTATGTTTTTCGCCTTCCTTTTGATTATTCTATCATTGGAGATACCTGATTTCTTCTCATGTTTCAGTGCTGCAGCTGCTATCTTCAACAATGCTGGAACAGGATTTGGTATAGTTGGACCTGAGTATAACTACTCTGGATTTTCCTATACATCTAAGATAATCATAACATTCTTTATGCTACTTGGAAGATTGGAGATATTCCCTCTTTTGATTATCTTCTCTACTTCCCTTTATAGAAAAGAGAAATAG
- the rsxA gene encoding electron transport complex subunit RsxA: MSFGSLFSIIIGSIFINNVIFAKFLGCCPFMGVSKKVDASLGMGMAVTFVITIASAVTWLVYHFLLAPFGLGYLQTIAFILIIAALVQFVEMAIAKTSPSLYKALGVFLPLITTNCAVLGVAIINIQEGYNFIETVVNGFAVAVGFSLALVLLAGIRERIEYSAIPAPFRGIPIAFICAGLLAMAFMGFSGMQI; the protein is encoded by the coding sequence GTGAGTTTTGGTAGTTTATTCAGTATAATTATAGGTTCAATATTTATAAATAACGTTATTTTTGCTAAGTTCTTAGGGTGTTGTCCATTTATGGGAGTATCTAAAAAGGTAGATGCTTCTCTAGGAATGGGAATGGCTGTAACTTTCGTTATAACTATTGCTTCAGCTGTAACTTGGCTTGTTTACCATTTTCTATTAGCACCATTTGGATTGGGATATCTTCAAACTATTGCTTTTATTCTGATAATTGCTGCATTAGTTCAATTTGTTGAGATGGCTATTGCTAAAACATCACCATCACTATACAAAGCACTAGGAGTTTTCCTACCTCTTATCACTACTAACTGTGCAGTATTAGGAGTGGCTATTATCAATATTCAAGAGGGGTATAACTTCATTGAAACTGTTGTAAATGGTTTTGCAGTTGCAGTGGGATTCTCATTGGCATTAGTTTTACTAGCTGGAATTAGAGAGAGAATAGAGTATTCAGCAATTCCAGCACCATTTAGAGGAATTCCTATAGCCTTTATATGTGCAGGATTACTTGCAATGGCATTTATGGGATTCAGTGGTATGCAAATTTAA
- a CDS encoding patatin-like phospholipase family protein gives MKKRGLKIGLALSGGGMRAIIFHLGVLKYLAEKRLLENIEYISSVSGGSICVALMYTNNNMRWVSSEEYLTRVLPNIRRALFREDIERKLIVRSIVDIPHILDTKCKKLANAMRVLWNMDGKIGELPKIPKWDINAVTYETGKRFFFSQERCGDERLGYFSGEEMNIAEAVAASAGFPVLIGMYELKRDRFEWYDRYGERRVEPSRGKLHLWDGGVYDNLGLEPIFQRIWSGESELNYYIVSDAGAVDKEFVEYRKIFGRVRALKRLLDISMEQVDSLNSRFYREYIEREKNGVYIRLEESYPTNLKRPKEEEFDRLLKHGYESIALKKIF, from the coding sequence ATGAAAAAGCGTGGATTAAAGATAGGATTGGCACTCTCTGGTGGAGGTATGAGGGCTATAATATTTCATCTGGGGGTATTGAAATATCTAGCTGAGAAGAGATTACTAGAGAATATAGAGTATATATCCTCTGTATCTGGAGGAAGTATCTGTGTAGCTCTAATGTATACGAACAATAATATGAGATGGGTGAGCAGTGAAGAGTACCTCACAAGAGTGTTACCAAATATAAGGAGGGCACTGTTTAGAGAGGATATAGAGAGAAAGTTAATAGTGAGAAGTATAGTGGATATTCCACATATATTAGATACTAAGTGTAAAAAATTGGCTAATGCTATGAGAGTTTTATGGAATATGGATGGAAAGATAGGGGAATTACCTAAGATTCCAAAGTGGGATATAAATGCAGTGACATATGAGACTGGAAAGAGATTCTTCTTTTCACAGGAGAGATGTGGTGATGAAAGGCTGGGATATTTCTCTGGAGAGGAGATGAATATAGCAGAGGCAGTGGCAGCTTCAGCTGGTTTTCCAGTATTGATAGGTATGTATGAACTAAAAAGGGATAGGTTTGAGTGGTATGATAGATATGGAGAGAGGAGGGTAGAACCAAGTAGAGGAAAGCTTCACCTATGGGATGGAGGTGTCTATGATAATCTAGGACTAGAACCAATATTCCAGAGAATATGGAGTGGAGAGAGTGAGCTAAATTACTATATAGTAAGTGATGCTGGGGCAGTGGATAAAGAGTTTGTAGAGTATAGAAAGATATTTGGAAGAGTGAGGGCATTGAAAAGATTGCTCGATATATCTATGGAACAGGTGGATAGCCTCAATAGTAGATTCTATAGAGAGTATATAGAAAGAGAAAAAAATGGAGTGTATATAAGGCTAGAGGAGAGTTATCCTACTAATCTGAAAAGGCCAAAGGAAGAGGAGTTTGATAGATTATTAAAACATGGATATGAGAGTATAGCTTTGAAGAAAATATTTTAA
- a CDS encoding electron transport complex subunit E, protein MKTNYGKIILSGIFKENPIFVLFLGLCPTLGVTSSAMNGLSMGLAVVAVLACSNLLISAFKSWIPSQVRIPAYIMIIASLVTIVQMLMEAYTPDLYKVLGLFIPLIVVNCIVLGRAESFASKNGVFASFLDGIGSGLGFTLSLTVLGMIREVLGNGTVFGIRVTPESYSPALIFVLAPGAFITIAFIKAFLNYLEMKKSKEG, encoded by the coding sequence ATGAAAACTAACTATGGAAAGATAATATTATCAGGAATTTTTAAAGAAAACCCTATATTTGTACTATTTTTAGGACTATGTCCAACACTGGGAGTTACAAGCTCAGCTATGAATGGACTTTCAATGGGACTTGCAGTTGTCGCTGTACTAGCTTGTTCAAACCTACTGATATCAGCTTTTAAAAGTTGGATACCATCTCAAGTTAGAATACCAGCATATATTATGATAATTGCCTCACTAGTTACAATAGTACAGATGTTGATGGAAGCATATACTCCAGACCTATACAAGGTACTTGGACTATTTATTCCTCTTATCGTTGTTAACTGTATTGTACTTGGAAGAGCAGAGAGTTTTGCTTCTAAAAATGGTGTGTTTGCATCTTTCTTAGATGGAATTGGATCAGGGCTTGGATTTACTCTTTCATTAACAGTATTGGGAATGATTAGAGAAGTTTTAGGAAATGGAACAGTATTTGGTATAAGAGTAACACCAGAGTCTTACTCACCAGCTCTTATCTTTGTATTGGCTCCAGGGGCATTTATAACTATTGCCTTTATAAAAGCTTTCCTTAACTATCTTGAAATGAAAAAGAGTAAGGAGGGGTAA
- a CDS encoding RnfABCDGE type electron transport complex subunit B, translated as MEAILIPAIVLGLTGLAMGLFLAFASIKFEVEVDPKIEAISGVLPGANCGGCGFPGCSGYAAAIVEEGAPMSLCAPGGGAVAAKIGEIMGASVDVSGEKVVARVLCQGDNTRTTKIYEFDGEIQTCAAMALYAGGDKSCMYSCLGHGDCERVCPVNAIKVNERGIAEVDEEKCISCGLCQKACPKKVIAMLPQNKKITVTCSSRDKGAVAKKNCSVACIGCGICAKNCPVEAITVIGNLAKIDPAKCISCGICATKCPTKAIVSDVELKKAEIIEENCKGCTACARKCPVGAIEGAVKEKHHVIPEKCVGCGICFDTCKFKAIKLNIIK; from the coding sequence ATGGAAGCAATATTAATACCAGCAATTGTGCTGGGGTTAACAGGACTTGCTATGGGACTATTCCTTGCCTTTGCTTCAATTAAATTTGAAGTGGAAGTGGATCCAAAGATAGAAGCAATCAGTGGAGTTCTTCCTGGAGCAAACTGTGGAGGATGTGGATTTCCAGGATGTTCTGGATATGCTGCTGCAATAGTTGAAGAGGGAGCACCTATGTCACTATGTGCACCTGGCGGAGGAGCAGTGGCGGCTAAAATTGGAGAGATTATGGGAGCATCTGTAGATGTTTCTGGTGAGAAGGTTGTAGCTAGAGTACTTTGTCAAGGAGATAATACAAGGACTACAAAGATATACGAGTTTGATGGAGAGATTCAAACTTGTGCAGCTATGGCACTTTATGCTGGTGGAGATAAATCTTGTATGTACTCATGTTTAGGACATGGAGATTGTGAAAGGGTGTGTCCAGTTAATGCTATCAAAGTAAATGAGAGAGGGATAGCAGAGGTAGATGAGGAGAAATGTATCTCTTGTGGACTTTGTCAAAAAGCTTGTCCTAAGAAGGTAATAGCTATGTTACCACAAAATAAAAAGATAACAGTAACTTGCTCTTCTAGAGATAAGGGAGCTGTGGCTAAGAAAAATTGTTCTGTAGCTTGTATAGGTTGTGGAATCTGTGCTAAGAACTGTCCAGTAGAAGCTATAACAGTTATAGGAAACTTGGCTAAGATAGATCCAGCTAAGTGTATCTCTTGTGGAATCTGTGCTACTAAATGTCCTACAAAGGCTATTGTTAGTGATGTAGAGTTGAAGAAAGCAGAGATTATAGAGGAGAACTGTAAGGGATGTACAGCTTGTGCTAGAAAGTGTCCAGTAGGAGCTATTGAGGGAGCTGTTAAGGAGAAACACCATGTAATTCCAGAAAAATGTGTAGGTTGTGGAATCTGTTTTGACACTTGTAAGTTTAAAGCTATAAAATTGAATATTATTAAGTAA
- a CDS encoding type II toxin-antitoxin system HipA family toxin, with product MNTLNKLEVFYNNRKVGTLATLPTSNFITVFEYDSEWIADGFSISPRTLPLVKKTFISKYDPFEGVFGVFADTLPDGWGRLLVDRMLLSKKIDPRTVNSLNRLAIVGNNGMGALSYKPIHSLVPNYTVEDYDKLASECKKILNTQYSENLDSLFYLGGSSGGARPKILTQYNNEEWIIKFPSSFDSNDIGEEEYLYSLCAKECGIEVPEVKLFPSKICKGYFGIKRFDRVANKKIHMLSVSALLETSHRVPNLDYNILMKLTLSLTNSFDEVLKMFKLMCFNIFAHNRDDHSKNFTFLYIEEEKRWILSPAYDLTYSFSIGGEHATTVNGNGKNPSLDDILEVAKNIGIKREEALEIANNIKKIVEKNLNYFLTSNRK from the coding sequence ATGAACACACTAAATAAGTTAGAAGTCTTTTACAATAATAGAAAAGTTGGAACTTTAGCAACTCTTCCAACTTCAAATTTTATTACAGTTTTTGAATACGATTCAGAATGGATAGCTGATGGATTTTCTATTAGTCCTCGAACTCTTCCACTTGTAAAAAAAACTTTTATTTCTAAATATGATCCCTTTGAGGGAGTATTTGGAGTCTTTGCTGATACCTTACCTGATGGTTGGGGAAGACTATTAGTAGATAGGATGCTTCTATCTAAAAAAATAGATCCAAGAACTGTTAATTCTCTAAATCGTTTAGCTATTGTAGGAAATAATGGTATGGGTGCTCTATCTTACAAACCTATTCACTCATTAGTTCCTAACTATACAGTAGAAGATTATGATAAATTAGCATCAGAATGTAAGAAAATTCTAAATACTCAATATTCTGAAAATTTAGATAGTCTATTTTACTTAGGAGGTTCATCTGGAGGAGCTCGTCCTAAAATATTAACTCAATACAATAATGAAGAGTGGATTATAAAGTTTCCATCATCTTTTGATAGTAATGATATTGGAGAAGAAGAGTATCTATATTCTCTATGTGCTAAAGAGTGTGGAATAGAAGTACCAGAAGTAAAACTTTTTCCTTCAAAAATTTGTAAAGGATATTTTGGTATAAAAAGGTTTGATAGAGTTGCTAATAAAAAAATTCATATGTTATCTGTCTCGGCTCTTTTAGAAACTTCACATAGAGTCCCTAATTTAGATTACAATATACTTATGAAGTTAACTTTAAGTTTAACTAATTCCTTTGATGAAGTTTTAAAAATGTTTAAGCTTATGTGTTTTAATATTTTTGCTCATAATAGAGATGATCACTCAAAAAATTTTACTTTTTTATATATTGAAGAGGAAAAAAGATGGATTCTCTCTCCAGCTTATGACTTAACATACAGTTTTTCTATTGGTGGTGAACATGCTACAACAGTTAATGGAAATGGAAAAAATCCATCTTTAGATGATATATTAGAAGTTGCTAAAAATATTGGGATAAAAAGAGAGGAAGCTCTAGAGATTGCTAACAATATAAAAAAAATTGTTGAAAAAAATTTAAATTATTTTCTAACATCTAATAGAAAATAA
- the trkA gene encoding Trk system potassium transporter TrkA, producing the protein MKIIVVGAGKVGEVLCKDLSAEGNDIVLIEKDEKILDKIISDFDVMGVLGNGATLEILREAGVKGADVFIAVTESDEINIISSIMAKKLGAKYTIARVREPGYSTDLDFMSSSLGIDLILNPDVHAATFIARNISFPNALNVESFSNNRINLIEMSIDEDSLLCNKKIYELSKFSGAKIIICTIQRDNEIYIPNGNFILKENDKIYITGTPDEIKRFYRDLKQQVFKINSVFIVGGGRIAYFLTEMLLKKKLDIKIVELDEKKAEFLSEHYENVTVINGNGVDINLLEEERFKDYDAFVSLTGIDEENILLSMYASKMGIRKTITKVSTIDIFNFLKLDDLQSIVNPKQIISNFIVKFVRAHMNQRGNNIITLYRILNNEVEAVEFKMVKDSKLLNIPLRDLKIKENNIISSIIRGNEIIFPTGNDIIRYGDHVILITKNKYIDDIDDILR; encoded by the coding sequence ATGAAAATTATTGTAGTAGGTGCAGGAAAGGTTGGGGAAGTCCTTTGTAAAGACCTTTCTGCTGAAGGAAATGATATAGTTCTTATTGAAAAAGATGAAAAGATTTTAGATAAAATTATCTCTGATTTTGATGTGATGGGGGTACTTGGAAATGGTGCTACCTTGGAGATTTTAAGAGAGGCTGGTGTAAAGGGAGCCGATGTATTCATAGCTGTTACTGAATCTGATGAGATAAATATAATATCGTCGATAATGGCAAAAAAATTGGGGGCAAAATATACTATAGCTAGGGTTAGAGAGCCTGGTTACTCAACAGACTTAGACTTTATGAGTAGCTCATTGGGGATAGACCTTATTCTAAACCCTGATGTACATGCAGCAACCTTTATAGCTAGAAATATCTCCTTCCCAAATGCTCTAAATGTTGAGAGTTTCTCAAATAATAGGATAAATCTAATTGAGATGTCAATAGATGAGGATAGCTTACTTTGTAATAAGAAGATATATGAGCTCTCTAAGTTTTCTGGTGCTAAGATAATCATCTGTACAATACAAAGAGATAATGAGATCTACATTCCAAATGGTAACTTCATACTAAAGGAGAATGATAAGATATATATCACTGGAACACCTGATGAGATTAAAAGGTTCTATAGAGACTTAAAGCAACAAGTATTTAAGATAAACTCTGTATTCATAGTTGGGGGAGGAAGAATAGCCTACTTCCTGACTGAGATGCTACTTAAGAAAAAGCTGGATATAAAGATAGTGGAGCTAGATGAGAAGAAAGCTGAGTTTTTAAGTGAGCACTATGAAAATGTCACTGTAATAAATGGAAATGGAGTGGATATCAACCTTTTAGAAGAGGAAAGATTCAAGGATTACGACGCCTTTGTCTCTCTTACTGGTATAGATGAGGAGAATATACTTCTATCTATGTATGCTAGTAAGATGGGAATAAGAAAGACTATTACAAAGGTTAGTACTATTGATATATTCAATTTCTTAAAGCTAGATGATCTTCAATCAATAGTTAATCCAAAGCAGATAATATCTAACTTTATAGTAAAATTTGTAAGAGCTCATATGAACCAAAGAGGTAACAATATAATTACTCTTTATAGAATTCTTAATAATGAGGTAGAAGCTGTAGAATTTAAGATGGTAAAGGACAGTAAACTTCTAAATATTCCACTTAGAGATCTAAAGATAAAAGAGAATAATATTATCTCTAGTATAATTAGAGGAAATGAGATCATCTTCCCTACTGGAAACGATATTATCAGATATGGGGATCATGTAATTTTAATAACTAAAAACAAGTATATAGATGATATTGATGATATTTTGAGGTAG
- the rsxC gene encoding electron transport complex subunit RsxC, translating to MKFFGFRGGVHPPENKIQTENMAVEEVKAPKMLYVALLQHIGAPLDPIVAVGDRVLKGQKIADSQAFMSSPIHSPVSGTVKRIEDHVFPLMGRIKTVIIENDEQETWDELSKIEKWENVDRRTLLTMIREKGIVGIGGASFPTHIKLDPPADAKIDTLLLNGAECEPYLNSDNRLMIENPEKIVNGIKIIKKILGVNRAIVGIEENKPEAIASMRKAVEGTGIEIAPLKTKYPQGGEKQLIKAVLDRQVPSGKLPSAVGVVVQNTGTAAAIYDGIVNGIPLIEKVVTVSGKGIINPKNVKIAIGTPFSYLLDYCGVNREIVDKLVMGGPMMGMAQFSEEAPVIKGTSGLLALTKEETNPYKTRACIGCGKCVEACPMGLEPLMFARLAAFEQWEQLKEYSLMDCIECGSCAYICPANRPLTEAIKIGKSKLRAMKK from the coding sequence ATGAAGTTTTTTGGTTTCAGAGGAGGAGTTCATCCACCTGAAAATAAGATTCAAACAGAGAATATGGCTGTTGAAGAAGTAAAAGCACCAAAAATGTTGTATGTTGCACTTTTACAACATATAGGGGCGCCACTAGATCCAATTGTAGCTGTTGGAGATAGGGTATTGAAAGGGCAAAAAATTGCTGATTCTCAAGCATTTATGTCATCCCCTATTCATTCACCAGTAAGTGGAACAGTTAAGAGAATAGAGGACCATGTTTTTCCATTGATGGGAAGAATAAAAACTGTAATAATTGAAAATGATGAACAGGAGACTTGGGATGAGTTATCGAAGATAGAGAAATGGGAAAATGTAGATAGAAGAACATTATTAACAATGATAAGAGAGAAAGGTATAGTTGGTATAGGGGGAGCAAGTTTCCCTACTCATATAAAGTTAGATCCACCAGCAGATGCAAAGATAGATACACTTCTATTAAACGGAGCAGAGTGTGAGCCATATCTTAACTCTGACAATAGACTTATGATAGAGAATCCAGAGAAGATAGTAAATGGTATCAAAATTATAAAAAAGATACTTGGGGTAAATAGAGCTATTGTTGGTATTGAAGAGAATAAGCCAGAGGCTATAGCTTCAATGAGAAAAGCTGTTGAGGGAACTGGTATTGAGATAGCACCACTTAAGACAAAATATCCTCAAGGAGGAGAGAAACAACTGATAAAAGCTGTATTAGATAGACAGGTTCCATCTGGAAAACTTCCATCAGCAGTTGGAGTAGTGGTACAAAATACTGGAACAGCTGCAGCTATATATGATGGTATAGTAAATGGAATACCTCTGATAGAAAAGGTAGTTACTGTTTCAGGAAAGGGGATAATCAATCCTAAGAATGTGAAGATAGCTATTGGAACACCATTCTCTTATCTATTAGATTACTGTGGTGTAAATAGAGAGATTGTAGATAAATTAGTTATGGGAGGACCTATGATGGGAATGGCTCAATTCTCAGAGGAAGCTCCTGTAATCAAGGGAACATCAGGATTGTTAGCTCTTACTAAGGAGGAGACAAATCCATATAAAACAAGAGCCTGTATAGGGTGTGGAAAGTGTGTAGAGGCTTGTCCTATGGGACTAGAACCTCTAATGTTTGCAAGACTTGCAGCATTTGAGCAATGGGAACAACTTAAAGAGTATAGTTTGATGGATTGTATAGAGTGTGGTTCATGTGCATATATCTGTCCTGCTAACAGACCATTGACAGAGGCTATAAAGATTGGAAAATCTAAATTAAGAGCTATGAAAAAATAA
- a CDS encoding RnfABCDGE type electron transport complex subunit G — protein MKNRFVHYGIVLLVIAAVSAGILGLVNNFTKTVIAENNERAQNEAKRQVLAAASEFRAGEAVTSEGLEFIPGYDANGKKVGYVTTVAQPGYAGDITFILGVNLDGEITGVRVTNQAETPGLGAKIADVEWQDHWIGKDSSYEFNKSVDAFAGATISPTAVYTGLIRALKAYETGVSN, from the coding sequence ATGAAAAATAGATTTGTACATTATGGAATTGTTCTATTGGTAATAGCTGCAGTCTCAGCTGGGATATTGGGATTAGTAAATAATTTTACAAAAACAGTTATTGCAGAAAATAATGAGAGAGCTCAAAATGAAGCTAAGAGACAGGTTCTAGCAGCAGCTAGTGAGTTTAGAGCTGGGGAAGCTGTAACTTCTGAAGGGCTAGAGTTTATACCTGGATATGATGCTAATGGAAAAAAAGTTGGATATGTAACAACTGTAGCACAACCGGGATATGCTGGGGATATAACATTTATCTTAGGAGTTAACTTAGATGGAGAGATAACTGGAGTGAGAGTTACAAACCAAGCTGAAACTCCGGGACTAGGAGCTAAGATAGCTGATGTAGAGTGGCAAGATCACTGGATTGGAAAGGACTCATCATATGAGTTCAATAAATCTGTAGACGCTTTTGCTGGGGCTACAATATCTCCAACTGCTGTTTATACAGGACTTATCAGAGCTTTAAAAGCTTATGAAACTGGGGTGAGTAACTAA
- a CDS encoding RnfABCDGE type electron transport complex subunit D → MTNIFKMGPSPHIRTSETVESVMYDVIISLIPAFLVAVYVFGIRAFIVTSVSILTCMVTEYICQKIMGQEPSIFDGSAIITGILFAFVIPSIMPLQYVIIGCIVAIGLGKMVFGGLGHNVFNPALVGRAFVQASWPVAITTFAYDGKAGATVLDAMKRGIPLDSSLIEGGNQYLQAFIGRMGGCLGETSALAILLGGLYLIYKGQIDWKVPTIIIGTVFALTWAMGGDPVMHVLSGGLYLGAFYMATDMVTSPHTPKGKIIHALLLGVLISMIRMKGGYPEGVAYSILIMNGVVPLINRYTKPKKFGEVKANEK, encoded by the coding sequence GTGACTAATATTTTTAAAATGGGGCCATCACCTCATATAAGAACATCAGAAACAGTTGAAAGTGTAATGTATGATGTAATTATATCATTGATACCAGCATTTCTAGTTGCTGTGTATGTCTTTGGTATAAGAGCATTTATAGTAACATCAGTGTCTATACTTACTTGTATGGTTACTGAGTATATATGTCAAAAAATAATGGGGCAAGAGCCATCTATTTTTGATGGAAGTGCTATTATAACAGGGATACTTTTTGCCTTTGTAATTCCATCTATTATGCCACTACAATATGTAATCATAGGTTGTATTGTAGCTATTGGATTAGGAAAGATGGTATTTGGAGGGCTTGGACACAATGTATTCAACCCAGCATTAGTAGGAAGAGCCTTTGTACAAGCTTCTTGGCCAGTGGCAATAACTACATTTGCTTATGATGGAAAGGCTGGGGCTACAGTACTTGATGCTATGAAGAGAGGGATACCTTTAGACTCATCTCTAATAGAGGGAGGAAACCAATATCTTCAAGCTTTCATTGGAAGAATGGGAGGATGTCTTGGGGAGACTTCGGCACTAGCAATACTACTTGGAGGACTTTATCTAATATATAAAGGACAGATAGATTGGAAGGTACCTACAATAATAATTGGTACAGTATTTGCTCTAACTTGGGCTATGGGTGGAGATCCAGTGATGCATGTTCTATCTGGAGGGCTATATTTAGGAGCTTTCTATATGGCTACTGATATGGTTACTAGTCCACACACTCCAAAGGGTAAGATTATTCATGCTCTACTTTTAGGAGTTCTAATCTCTATGATTAGAATGAAGGGTGGATACCCAGAGGGAGTTGCATACTCTATATTGATAATGAATGGAGTTGTACCTCTTATCAACAGATATACTAAGCCTAAAAAGTTTGGTGAGGTGAAGGCTAATGAAAAATAG